CGCAAGCCACTATCGCGGGCGACTCTACACCGGCGTGACCTCCGACCTGATGGCGAGGATCCACCAGCATCGGAAAGGCACATTCGGGGGCTATACCGAACGAAGGGACATCAAGCGGCTTGCCTGGTTCGAGCCGCATGCGGACATCGAAGTCGCGATCGCGCGAGAGAAAACAATCAAGCGCTGGCCGCGGCAATGGAAATTCAACGTCATCGAGAAAGCCAATCCCGATTGGCGCGATCTGGCTGAGGGACTGGGTTTTCCGGCTCTCTGACGAAGAAGCACTACCCCGGAACATGTCCGGGGTGACCTATACAGGTCTAGCCAACGCAAACAGCCATCTGGCTGGCTAGCCGCGCCAATTCAAAACCAAAGGAAATCCCATGTCATTCCTGCAATCCCTGGCCTCCGCCTTCAAGGGCGGCGGGCCAGCGCGCGTGCCTATCGCGCGCAGTTTCGTTTCGCCCTGGGCTTACGCCTTCGAGCCGGGCGGGCCGCGTGCGCCGTTCGATTACGATGCGGCGGTGCGGCGCTCCTTTGCAGAAAACCCGGTTGCGCAGCGCAGCGTGCGTATCGTGGCGGAAGGGGTCGGCGGCGCGCCGGTCTCCGCGTCCGACGATGCGGCGCTGGCCCTGCTTGTCCAGCCGAGCGCGGGGCAGTCCCTGCTGGAGACGCTCAGCGCGCACCTCCTGCTCCATGGCAACGCCTTCGTGCAGGTGATGAAGGACGGCGGCGGTCGCCCATGCGAGCTGTTCGCCCTGCGCCCGGACCGCATGACGGTGAAGCCCGGGCCGGACGGCTGGCCCGCCGCCTTCCGCTATACGGTCGGCCAGCACGACATCGACCTTGCGGTCGAGGACGAGAACGGCTGGCCCAACGTCATCCACCTCAAGAGCTTCCACCCGACCGACGACCATTACGGCGCCGGAACGCTGGCGGCGGCGGAACAGGCAGTGGCGATCCACAACGCGGCCAGCGCCTGGAACCGCGCGCTGCTGGAAAACGCCGCGCGGCCGAGCGGCGCACTGGTCTATGACGGCGGGGACGCATCCACCCTCACCCCCGACCAGTTCGAGCGGCTGAAGGCCGAACTCGCCACCGCGTTCAGCGGGCAGGCGAATGCCGGGCGGCCGATGCTGCTGGAAGGCGGCCTCAAGTGGCAGTCGATGGCGCTGTCGCCCGCCGACATGGATTTTGCCGAGCTGAAAGCCGCCGCCGCCCGCGACATCGCGCTCGCTTTCGGCGTGCCGCCCATGCTGCTCGGCCTGCCGGGCGACAACACCTATGCCAATTACCGCGAGGCCAACCGTGCGCTGTGGCGGCTGACCCTGCTGCCGATGGCGGAGAAAATCCTGTCCGGCATCGCCCACGGCCTCTCGCCATGGTTCGAAGGGCCAGAATCAAACGGGCTGGCCCTGACGGTCGATCTCGACCGCGTGCCGGCCCTGTCGGAAGATCGCGAGCGCTTGTGGAGCCAGCTGTCGGCGGCCGACTTCCTCTCTGCCGAAGAAAAGCGCGCGATGCTCGGCCTCGAACCCGCCACTACCAAGGAGACGGCGCAATGACCCGTGAAGACATGCTGGCGCGGCTGATCGCGCAGGCCTCCCTGCCAAATGGGATGCAGGATGGCGGCGACCTGGTGACGCTGCGCGCCATCGTGGAGGAATCGAGCGAGCTCGGCGCAGCGCGCGTGCTCGACCGGCTCGGCCTCGGCGATGCAAACGCGCAGGACGACATCGACGAGTTGCGCGAGCTGTTGTCGGCCTGGCGCGACGCCAAGGCGAGCGCGTGGAAAGCCATCATCGAATGGGCCGTGCGCGCGGTCATGGCCTTGCTGCTGATCGGCATCGCCGTGCGGCTCGGCGTCCCGGAGATGCTCAAGTGACCCCGGAACAAGTCCGGGGTGACGGGCCGGAACAAGCCCGGGGTGACGGGCCGGGCCCTGTCCGGGCAGGCCTGCGCTTTGCCGGCTATGCCGCGCTGTTCGACACGGCCGACGGCGTCGGCGACGTGATCCGCAAGGGCGCGTTCGCCCGGACGCTGGCCGCGCGTACCGCGCCGATCCCGCTGTTCTGGCAACACCGCCCGACCCAGCGGATCGGCTGGATCGAGCGGGCGGAAGAGGACGACAGGGGCCTGCGCGTGATCGCCGCGATCGACGTGCCGGAAAGCCGCGGGGCAGCCGCGCTGGCCGCCGGTGCCGCCCGCGGCCTCAGCTTCGGCTACCGCGCCCGTGCCTTCCGCAAGACCGCGAACGGCCGCGAGCTGGACGTGCTCGACCTCGCCGAAGTCAGTCTCGTCACCCATCCGCTCCACCCACAGGCGCGGGTCCACTTCGTCGGCTGACCGTGAGGCCGCGCGGGGGGAATCCGCCTCGCCTCTCCCCTCCCCGTGGGGAGGGGCCGGGGGTGGGGGTTCCACGTCCGCGAACGCGCTCCCCACCATTACCCTCGAACCCCCATCCCAACCCTTCCCCGCGGGGAAGGGCTTTTGCTTGCCACCACCACAAGAAGGAATTGCCATGGACATGAACCCCACGACTCCCGCCGCAGACATCGCTGCCGACCCGATCGAACAGAGTTTCGACATCGTCGCGCGGCAGGCCATTCTCGAAGAAAATCAAAAGGGCGCGGATGCGGCCATCACCGCGCTACGCAGCGATGTCGACGAGGTGAAGGCCCGCGTCGACCGCATCGGCCGCGCCGCGACCCGCCCAGCCATCGCCGGCGCTTCGACCGTCACGACCGAAGTGAAAGGCTTCGTCGACGGCTACCTGCGGCGCGGCTCGACCCACGAGATCAAGTCGATCAGCGGCGCGGTGCCGGGCGACGGCGGTTATGCCGTCCCGCGCGAAATCGATGCGATGATCGCCGCCGAGCTGAAGGAAATCAGCCCGATCCGTGCCATCTCGCAGGTCGTCCAGACCGGCAGCGCGGGCTATCGCAAGCTCGTCACCACCGGTGGCACCGCGTCGGGCTGGGTCTCCGAAACCGCCGGCCGCCCCGAAACCGACAGCCCCCGCTTCGAGGAAGTCGCCCCGCCGACGGGCGAGCTCTACGCCAACCCGGCGGCCAGCCAGGCGATGCTGGACGATGCCGGCTTCGACCTCGAAAGCTGGCTGGCGAGCGAGATCGCCATGGAATTCGCCCGCGCCGAAGGGGCCGCCTTCGTCAGCGGCAGCGGCTTCGACCGACCGAGCGGCTTCCTCAACGCGCCGGCCACCACCGACGGGGATGCCACGCGCAATTTCGGCGCGCTGCAGTATGTCGCCAGCGGCGATGCGGACGGGTTCGACGCGAATGCGGATGCCAAGCTTATCGACCTCGTCCACACGCTGAAGGCCGGGCATCGCCAGGGGGCCAGCTTCGTGATGAACTCCGCCACCCTGGCCGAGGTCCGCAAGCTCAAGACGGCCGACGGCGCGTTCCTGTGGCAGCCGGGCCTGGTGGAAGGCCAGCCGGATCGCCTGCTGGGCTACAACGTGGTCGAGGCCGAGGACATGCCGGACATCGGCGCCGGGGAATTCCCGATCGCTTTCGGCAACTTCCGTGCGGGCTATCTGATCACGGAACGCACCGCAACGCAGATCCTGCGCGATCCTTTCACCAACAAGCCCTTCGTCCACTTCTACGCGACCAAGCGCGTGGGCGGACAGTTGCTGGATTCCAACGCGATCAAGCTGCTGCGAATCGAAGCGTAAGCAGCCCAAAACCCGCGCGGGGAACGGCGCGGCCTTGCCCCCTTGGGCCGCGCCGTTTTCGCCTTTTTGTGCGCCCGCTTTGGCGGGCGTTTCCTCGGCACTGCTCCCTTCGCGGGGACTTCGTTCCCGCTGCGGGGTGCCTGCGGTCGGCCGGTCGGCCTCTGGCACCGCCAAGGCGGCGCAATCGTGCCGACAGGATCTTGATGAGGTTATCTATGCGACAGGTCATTTCCACCGCGCCCCTGCCTGCCGCGGCTCTGGGCGAATTGAAACAGTGGCTGGCGATCTCCACCCCCGCCCAGGACGAGGCCCTCGGCGGCCTCCTGAACAGCGCACTCGACATGTGCGAGGCCTTTATCGGCCAGCGGCCGATCGAGGCCGAAATGCGCGAGACCGTGGTGGCGGACGGGACGTGGCAATCGCTCCTGACCCGGCCACTGCGCAGTATCGACCGCGTGGAGGCCCTGGCGTCGGACGGCTCTGTCGGCAGCGCTCTCGACATGCGCCGGTACGAAATCGACATCGATCTTGAGGCCGTCGGACGCGTCCGTGCGCGTGAGCCGGGCGTCGGAGCAGTGGCGGTCCACTTCCGTGCCGGGATGGCACCGGACTGGGCAGGCCTTCCCGCAGCCATCCGCCACGGTATCGTGCGCCTGGCGGCCGCGATGTTCCGCGCCCGCGACGAGGCCGAGGCACCTGCCGCCCTGCCCGCATCCGTCGCCGCCCTGTGGCAGCCTTACCGGCGCATGGGCCTCGGCAGCAACGGAGCACGCCGATGATGAAGGTCCGCGCCGCCGCATCCCGGCTGCCGGCCCGGGCCGAAGCAATGGCCCGCAAGCTTGCCGCCGCCCGCGCGTCCCGCCGCCGCAACTGGCGCGATGCCCGCGCCCTGTGGCCCCTGTTCGGAAAGGACTAGGCGATGGAAATTGCCCTTCGCAGCATCGTGCTGGACTGGCTGCGCGCCGACCCGGCGCTGGCTGCCACACTCAACATCGTCGCCGAGGAGTCCCCGAGGGAAGCCCATGCCCCGTGGGCGGGCATCGTCGCCAGCGCGTCTGCCGACTGGAGCACCAAGACGCAGACCGGGCGCGAAATCCGCTTCGCCATCGAATTGCACCTGCGCGGCGACGATGCGGACACCGGCGCGCAGCTGGTCGGAGCCGTCGAACAGCGCTTGCAAGCGCTGCCGGCGGGCCAGCCGGACTTCCGCATCGTGTCGATGCGCTTCCTGCGCGCCCGCACTGAAGCCCGCCCGCGCAACGCCCGGGCGACCCTGCTCGAATACCGTTTCCGCTGCCTTGCCGACTGAAGGCAGCCGCAGCTTCACCTGACATCACCGGAGAACCACCATGACCGCCCAAAAAGGCTCCGCCTTCCTGCTCAAGATCTCGGACGGCGCGCAGCCGCCCGCTTTCGAAACCGTCGCCGGCCTGCGCACCACGCAGATGTCGATCAACGGCGACACGGTCGTCGTCACCCACAAGGAAAGCGGCGGCTGGCGCGACCTGCTGTCGGGTGCAGGCACACGATCGGTGTCGGTCAGCGCGGCGGGGATCTTCCTCGGCAGCGCGGCCGAAAGCGCGATCCGCGCCCATGCGCTGGCAGGCACTATCGCGGATTATGAACTGTCGTTCGAAGGCGGCGAGAAACTGCGCGGGCGCTTCCTCGTCCAGCGCCTCGACTATGCCGGCGATTTCAACGGAGAGCGGAATTACACGCTGCAACTGGAAAGCTCCGGCGCAGTGGTGCCGGCGTGACGCGCGCTCAAGTAGCCGCAGGCGGTAGCGCACAGACAGATCCCCGCGCTCAAGAAGCCGCAGGCGGTAGCGCACAAAAAGATCCCCGCGCTCAAGTAGCCGCAGGCGGTAGCGCAAAAACAGATCCCCGCGCTCAAGTAGCCGCAGGCGGTAGCGCCAACAAAGTGCGCGGCGAGGCGGAAATCGTGGTCGGCGCGCGCACACTTGTCTTGCGGCCGAGCTTCACCGCGCTCGTCGCTGCGGAAGAGGAGCTTGGTTCGCTGTTTGCGCTGGTCGAACGCGCGGGTGAAGGCCGCCTGGCCCTCTCCGAAATGGCGACCCTGTTCTGGCACTGCCTGCCGACCGGGGACCGGCCCGACCGAGAGGCGGTGGGCGAAGCGGTGATGGCAATGGGCCTTGCCGCCGCAGCCAAACCCCTGCGGACCCTGCTCGGGCAAGTCCTGCAGGGCCGCGCCTGAGCGCCATGCGCTTTGCCGACAGTGCCCGGCGGCTGGCCGGGATCACGGCACGCGAACTGGGCTGGAGCCCCGACAGCTTCTGGCAGGCCACGCCCGCGGAGCTGGCCGCGATTGCCGACAGCGGCACGGGGGAAGCGGGCGAACCGCTCGGCCGCCGCGAATTCGAACGATTGATGGAGCTTGAGCGCGATGGATGAGGAATTCGAAACCCTGGTGATCGACGTGCGCGCCGACACCGCCGGCTTCCGGGCGGAGATGGAAGGGTTGCGCGGAACGCTCGATACCACGCTGGTGGACGGCTTCGCCAAGGCCGGGACCGTGTTGGAACGCGGCCTGCTGGGCGCGATCCGCAAGGGTTCGCTCGGTTTCGACGAATTGAAGCGGATCGCTTTCCAGACCCTGTCGGAAATCGCCGCCCAGGCGCTGCAGTCGGGCCTCGGCGACCTGTTCGGCAGCTCCGGCAAGGGCGGCGGGGGCAGTGTCGGCGGACTGATGGGGACCGCGCTCGGCGCCCTGTTCGGCCTGCCCGGCCGTGCCACCGGCGGACCGGTTTCGCCCGGCGCGCCCTACCTCGTCGGCGAGCGGGGGCCGGAACTGTTCGTGCCAACCTCCGCCGGCCGCGTGGTGCCGGATATCGCAGGGCAAGGCGGGACGCGCGACGTGCGCGTTGCAATCAACCTCGCCGCCCCGCGCGGGACGGCCGCGCCTGCCGCCCTCAAGCGTTCCGCCCGGCAAGTCGCCGCCGCGGTCCAGCGCAGCCTCGCCAACTAAGGAATTCGCCATGGCCTATTGGCTTGCCCGGCAAAGGAACGGGCAGGAGACCGACTTCATCCAGCGCTTCGACCCGCGTTTCTGGACCGTCGATTTCCCGCGCCCGATGATGGGATCCGTCATCACTACCGCGCCCGATGTGCTCCGCGTCGATCTCGAATGCCATCACAAGGACGCACTCGCCGGGCTGATCTGGGCGAGCGAGGATACGCTCGACCACCCGCTCCTCGCCTATGTCACGGACCGCAATTACGAGCGCACGACGCTGAGCTTCCGCTGGCGTTCGCAAGGCGTCTTGCCGCTCGATGCGGTCGACGGGCCGACGCTGACGATCGAGGGGCGCGATGCGGGCGGGGCGGCGCGCAGCTGGTTCGTGCGGCTGTGGAATTACGCGAGCGGGACGCCGCACGATGCGCGCATCACCTTGCCTTTCGGCGCGCTGTTCGGGGGCTGGACCGGCGATGCGCCGTCGGAACAGGTGAACCCGCGCGACATCGACCGCATGTTCATTACGCTGCCCGTGACCGGTTACGATCCGCGCGCGGCCGACTTCCTGCCATCACGCGCGAACGCCTGGGTCGAATTGAGCGAGATCGCCTGCGACGGGGAGCGGGCGATGCTGGAAATCGGCGACGTCATGCTGCCGCCGCACGATATCGGCATGTGCACCGCTTACGACGATGCCTACAACCAGACGCCCGCGCGGCTGCTGCGCCAGATGCGCGGTCTCGGCTATCGCGGCGAGTTCGTCCATTACGTCGGGATGAGCCACTATTTCCGGCTCAAGACGCTCGAAGAGACCAATCTCGTCGTTACACAGAACGCGGCTTTGGCAACGCCGGCCGAAGCCTGGCATCGCGACCTGTTTACGCACGCAATCGCTGCAGGATACACGCCGGTCGTGTCGCTCTCCTACGAACTGTTGGCGATGCACTGTCCTTCAGCGTGGCAGCAACGCGACCTGGCTGGCAATCCGGCCCTGACCGGATGGGATCCCCCTTCCGCCCTGCTCTCTCCGGCCAACGACGAAGCGATGGACTTCCTGCGCGGAACGGCGGCGTTGTTTGCCATCATCCTGCGGGACATCGGGGCGGAGCTGGAATTCCAGATCGGGGAGCCATGGTGGTGGATCATGCCGGACGGCGCGCCATGCATCTATGACGATGCGGCCAGAACCGCGTTGGGCATTGCCGCGTCCGCTCCGCGAATCGACACGTTGCGCCGCGATCTGTCCGCATCCGAAAGGGAATTGCTCGATCGGGCAGGCCAGATTCTGGCGACCAGCACCCTGTCGATCCGCGACCGGGTCCGAAAGATTTTCGGCTGGACCGGACATGTCCGCCTTCTCGCGTTCACGCCCACGGTCCTCGCGAAGGTTACGCCCGAACAATATCGCCTCAATCTGCCGGAAGGCTGGGCCTCGCCCGCATTTTCCCGCCTGCAACTGGAAGATTACGACTGGCTGACCGCGGGCGCCGATGCCTTGCGCCGCCAGGCCTATGCATTCGTCGATGCGCGGCTCGGCTACCCGCCGGACTTGCAGGACTATCTCGCCGGCTTCGTGCTGAGGGCGGACAATGCCGACGCGTACTGGCGGCGGATCGATGCAGGGCTCGACGAGGCCCGCAGCCGCAATATCGAGCGGCGCTTCGTGTGGGCGCTGCCGCAGGTCAATCGCGACGGCTACACCCGCCTTGCGCCATCACGGGAAGACGACATGCAAGCCTTCGACGATGTGCTTTATCCGCTCGCGCTCGGCCGGGATACGGCGGTGGCGCCCGAATTCTCGACGAATGTCATGGTCACCGCTTCGGGCCACGAGCGCCGGTCAAGTCTGTGGAGCGACAGCCGCCTGCATTTCGATGTCGGGCCGGGCATCCGTTCGGAAAACGAGCTGGGCACGCTGATCGCTTTCTTCCGCGCCCGGCGCGGCGCGGCGCGCGGCTTCCGCCTCGGCGACCCGTTCGACTTCTCCTCCAACGGCATGACCGGGACGCCGACGGCTTTCGACCAGTTGCTCGGCACCGGTGACGGACTGCGCGCCGATTTCCCGCTCATGAAATCCTATGGCGAGGCGGACGATCCGCAGCTGCGCCCGATCACCCGCCCGCGCGCCGCCACGGTCCTCGTCAGCGTCGACGGAGTCGTGGTGGGTGACTGGACGCTCGAACCCGGCGGCATCGTCCGGCTCGCCAGCGCGCCCGCGGATGGCGCGGAAGTGCGCGCGGGCTTCCTGTTCGACGTGCCGGTCCGCTTTGCCGAAGACCGGCTCGATGTCAGCGGCACCAGCTTCGCTGCGGGCGAGGCGCCGAGCGTGCCGCTGGTCGAAGTGCGGGAAGTGCGATGAGCCGCGTGTTCTTCCGCGACGAGCTCGAAGGCGTCGCCACCTTCTGGCGGATCGAGCGGCGCGACGGCGTGGCGCTGGGCTTCACCTCGCACGACCGAGCGCTCTGGCTCGATGGACTGGAATACCGCGCCGCCCCCGGCATGGTCCCGACCGCGATCAGCCGCCGCGCCGACCTGAGCCGCGACAGCGCCGAAATCGAGGCGGCGCTGACTCACGACGCGATCACCGCGAGCGACCTCGAAAGCGGACGCTTCGACGGGGCGCGAATCGTCGTCGGCGTGGTCGACTGGGAAACAGGCGACCATGCCGCGCTCTATCACGGATCGATTGGCGGGATCGCCAGCGAGGGGACGCGCTTTTCCGCCGAACTGCGCTCTGCCAAGCACGACCTCCTGCGCGATGTCGTGCCGCGTACCAGCCCCACCTGCCGCGCCGCTTTCTGCGGGCCGCAATGCGGGCTGAGCGCCGCGCGGTTCTCGCAGGAGGCCGCAATCGCTTCCGTCGATGCCGATGGCGAGGCGCTGACAGTCGAGGGGATTGCCGACGTGGGTCGCTACGCACTTGGCAGGTTGCGCTGGATCGACGGCGCGCATGCCGGTTTGTGGACTGAGGTCGCGGCGGTGCAAGGCGACTCTTTAGTTGTGAGGGTTATGCCCGATCCGCCGCCCGCGCCGGGCGACCGGGTGATCTTGTGCGAAGGCTGCGATCATACGCTGGCGACATGCGCCACCCGGTTCGGCAATGCCGTGAACTTTCGCGGGGAACCTTTCCTTCCGGGCAACGACCAGCTTGTCCGCCGCCCGCCGGCAAGCGGGTGATCGCTCACGCGGCGCCCGGCCTGCGACTGGCCGAGGCTGCCATTGGGCTGGTCGGGACGCCCTTCCGGCTCGGCGGACGGGATCAGGCCACCGGTCTCGACTGCGTGGGACTGGTTGCCGAGAGCCTGCTCAGGGCCGGCTTCCCCGTGGCGGCGCCGCATGGATATGCCCTGCGCAATCTTTCGATCGCCCGCTGGCTGCCATTCGCAGGCAAGGCAGGATTGCGAGTGGCAGTCGGGCCGATCCTGGCCGGCGATGTCGCGCTTTGCCGGCCCGGCCCCGGCCAGCATCACTTGCTCATACACGTCGCCGGGGACCGCTTCGTTCACGCCCATGCCGCGTTGCGGCAAACGGTTCTAACGCCCGGACCCGTGCCCTGGCCGGTCGAGGCCCGCTGGCGGCTCCCGCAAGAAGGATAATCGGTCATGGCAACAGTAGTCTTCGGCGCGGTCGGCACCGCGCTCGGCGGCCCGGTGGGCGGCGCGCTGGGCGCGCTCCTCGGCCAGCAGGTCGACAATGCGATCTTCAAGGCGCCGGTGCGCCAAGGGCCGCGCCTCAACGAACTGGCGGTGACCACGTCCAGCTACGGCATGCCTATCCCCCGCGTTTTCGGGCGCGTGCGGGTACCCGGCACCATCATCTGGGCGACCGAGATTCGCGAAAGCAGCGAAACCAGCGGCGGCGGCAAGGGAAGCCCATCGACCACCAGCTACAGCTATTCAGCCAGCTTCGCGGTCGCCGTCGCCAGCCGGCAGGTCGGCGGGATCGGGCGCGTCTGGGCCGACGGCAATCTGCTGCGGGGCGCTGCGGGCGACCTGAAGATCGGCGGCACCATGCGCGTTCATACGGGCAGCGGCGACCAGGGCCCGGATCCGCTGATCGCCAGCGCCATGGGCGCGCATTGCCCCTCGTTCCGCGATTGCGCCTATGTCGTGTTCGAAAACCTCCAGTTGCGGGAATTCGGCAGCCGGATCCCGGCCCTGACGTTCGAAGTGCTCGCCGACGGCGACGAGGTGTCAGCCGCGCAGTTGCTGGAGAAGTTGGGCCGGCCCGTCGAGGACCGCCGTCCCCTGAGCGGCCTGGCGGGGATGACTGATGACGGCGGGGGCTTCGCGTCTATCCTAAAGACTCTCGACAGCGTCTATCCCATCGCACTGGATGTCTCGGGGGATGTGCTTTCCCTCGCTGCGGCGGATGCGGAAGGGCAGCCGGTCCACCAGCTTCCCGAGGCGGCTGCATTATCCGGCGAAGATGACGGCTTTTCCCCCCGCAACGGAAGCGCGCGGATGCGCGCAAGCGGCGAAGAAGCCGTGCCGACCGCGCTGAGGCACTACGATGCGTCGCGCGATTACCAGCCCGGCGTGCAGCGCGCCGGCGGACGCAGCGAAACGGGTCGCCCGCAGACTATCGAACTGCCCGCCACCATCGCGGCGGAAGATGCGCGCGGACTTATCGCTGCCGCCGCGGACCGCGCGCGTCAATCGCGCGAACGCTTGAGCTGGCGTCTCGCCGAGCTGGATCCTGCCATCGGTCCGGGGGCGATCGTCACGCTTCCCGGTCGGCGCGGCACATGGCGCGTCGACGGTTGGGAATGGATCGGCAGCGGGGTGGAGCTGGCCCTGACACGTCAGGTGACGCGAACCGCGCTTGCGACAACGCCGGCAGACCCTGGAAAATTCCAACCGATAGAGGACCTCGCGGCCCTGCCGACAATCCTCCAGGCGTTCGAAGTGCCACCGGCGACCATTCCAAACGGCGCGGGCCGCCGCGTCACCGTCGCTGCCGGCGCTTCCGGCGCAGGCTGGCCCGGCGCCGCGCTTCACAATGTGGTGGCCGACAGCCTCGTGCCCGTCGGCGGCATCGGACCACGGCAATCGGTGCTCGGGATTCTGGCTGCCGACCTGCCCTCGTCACCATCCTTACTGCTTGAACCGCAAGCCACGCTCGAGATCGAGCTCGCCAACGCTGTACACACGCTCGACAGCACGACGCCGGAATCGCTCATGCTCGGGGCCAACACGCTCAGGGTCGGTGGCGAAATCGTGCAATTCGTCCACGCCGAAAGAATGGATGGCTCCGTGTGGCGCCTCACCGGCCTGCTTCGCGGAAGGCGTGGGACGGAGGGCGCTGCCATGGCGGGCGCGACCGCGGGCACCGATGTGGCCCTGCTAAACGCGAATGTAATCGAAATCACGGAGGAGGCATTGCCATCCTGGTCGGTGGCACTCGCCGCGCTCGGCCTCGGCGATGCGGAGCCCGTGCTGGCCCAGATCGACCATCGCGGCGCTTCCTTCGCGCCCCCCGCCCCGGTCCATCCGCGTATCGTCAGGTCCGGCACCGGTCAGATGAGCTTGTCATGGATGCGGCGCGCGCGGGGAGGCTGGGACTGGTCGGGTGCCGTGGAAATACCCCTCGTCGAAGACCGGGAAGCCTACCGGGTCGGTATCGGCGACATCGACGCCCCGCTGCGGTTCTGGGACGTGGAGACCCCGAAGCTGAATATCTCGATCGATCAGTGGGGCAGCTTCCGAACCGATTACGCCGGACTGGCTCTATGGGTGCGGCAACTCGGCACCTTTGGACAGTCTCCCCCCACCCTTCTGACAGTTTTGGCCTGAGGACACCCGATATGACCGAACCCATTGCATTTGCATCCCTCACGAGCCGGCATAGCCTGCCGCTATTGTTCCCGGGCCAGGCGGCCAAGGAGGCGACCCTCAACGAAGCGATCGTGCGTCTCGACTGTCTCGTCCACCCCGTCATTCTTGGGGAAGCCCTATCCGACCCCGCGAATCCGAATGATGGGGACGCCTGGATTGTCGGCCCTGCAGCAGGCGGCGCATTCGCCGGGCGTGACGATGCAGTCGCCTTCTACGCCGCAGGCGCGTGGCATTTCCTCGATGCTTCCCCGGGATTGGTCGTATTCGACGCCAATTTGGCGATTTTCCGGCGATTCGATGCAGGTTGGCAACAGCCCACCGATATCTCGGACCCATCGGGCGGGACGAGCGTTGACAACGAAGCACGGGTGGCTATCGGCGAGATATGCCAACTGTTGCGGGAAGCAGGACTTCTCGCGTAAGGGGGCGTAACGGGAAATTTTTTCCCGCGTCCGAAACCAATCGCAAGGGCGACCGTTGAAGGCCGTCCGTAATATCACAAGGGGAATTGGACATGAGGCAGTATTTGTTGAGTGCAGTTGCACTCGGCGCCATCGTCGGCGCGCCCGCAATGGCGCAAGACACTGGCGCGTATGCCG
This sequence is a window from Alteriqipengyuania flavescens. Protein-coding genes within it:
- a CDS encoding DUF2460 domain-containing protein, whose amino-acid sequence is MAYWLARQRNGQETDFIQRFDPRFWTVDFPRPMMGSVITTAPDVLRVDLECHHKDALAGLIWASEDTLDHPLLAYVTDRNYERTTLSFRWRSQGVLPLDAVDGPTLTIEGRDAGGAARSWFVRLWNYASGTPHDARITLPFGALFGGWTGDAPSEQVNPRDIDRMFITLPVTGYDPRAADFLPSRANAWVELSEIACDGERAMLEIGDVMLPPHDIGMCTAYDDAYNQTPARLLRQMRGLGYRGEFVHYVGMSHYFRLKTLEETNLVVTQNAALATPAEAWHRDLFTHAIAAGYTPVVSLSYELLAMHCPSAWQQRDLAGNPALTGWDPPSALLSPANDEAMDFLRGTAALFAIILRDIGAELEFQIGEPWWWIMPDGAPCIYDDAARTALGIAASAPRIDTLRRDLSASERELLDRAGQILATSTLSIRDRVRKIFGWTGHVRLLAFTPTVLAKVTPEQYRLNLPEGWASPAFSRLQLEDYDWLTAGADALRRQAYAFVDARLGYPPDLQDYLAGFVLRADNADAYWRRIDAGLDEARSRNIERRFVWALPQVNRDGYTRLAPSREDDMQAFDDVLYPLALGRDTAVAPEFSTNVMVTASGHERRSSLWSDSRLHFDVGPGIRSENELGTLIAFFRARRGAARGFRLGDPFDFSSNGMTGTPTAFDQLLGTGDGLRADFPLMKSYGEADDPQLRPITRPRAATVLVSVDGVVVGDWTLEPGGIVRLASAPADGAEVRAGFLFDVPVRFAEDRLDVSGTSFAAGEAPSVPLVEVREVR
- a CDS encoding DUF2163 domain-containing protein, producing the protein MSRVFFRDELEGVATFWRIERRDGVALGFTSHDRALWLDGLEYRAAPGMVPTAISRRADLSRDSAEIEAALTHDAITASDLESGRFDGARIVVGVVDWETGDHAALYHGSIGGIASEGTRFSAELRSAKHDLLRDVVPRTSPTCRAAFCGPQCGLSAARFSQEAAIASVDADGEALTVEGIADVGRYALGRLRWIDGAHAGLWTEVAAVQGDSLVVRVMPDPPPAPGDRVILCEGCDHTLATCATRFGNAVNFRGEPFLPGNDQLVRRPPASG
- a CDS encoding NlpC/P60 family protein, with product MIAHAAPGLRLAEAAIGLVGTPFRLGGRDQATGLDCVGLVAESLLRAGFPVAAPHGYALRNLSIARWLPFAGKAGLRVAVGPILAGDVALCRPGPGQHHLLIHVAGDRFVHAHAALRQTVLTPGPVPWPVEARWRLPQEG
- a CDS encoding phage tail protein, with amino-acid sequence MATVVFGAVGTALGGPVGGALGALLGQQVDNAIFKAPVRQGPRLNELAVTTSSYGMPIPRVFGRVRVPGTIIWATEIRESSETSGGGKGSPSTTSYSYSASFAVAVASRQVGGIGRVWADGNLLRGAAGDLKIGGTMRVHTGSGDQGPDPLIASAMGAHCPSFRDCAYVVFENLQLREFGSRIPALTFEVLADGDEVSAAQLLEKLGRPVEDRRPLSGLAGMTDDGGGFASILKTLDSVYPIALDVSGDVLSLAAADAEGQPVHQLPEAAALSGEDDGFSPRNGSARMRASGEEAVPTALRHYDASRDYQPGVQRAGGRSETGRPQTIELPATIAAEDARGLIAAAADRARQSRERLSWRLAELDPAIGPGAIVTLPGRRGTWRVDGWEWIGSGVELALTRQVTRTALATTPADPGKFQPIEDLAALPTILQAFEVPPATIPNGAGRRVTVAAGASGAGWPGAALHNVVADSLVPVGGIGPRQSVLGILAADLPSSPSLLLEPQATLEIELANAVHTLDSTTPESLMLGANTLRVGGEIVQFVHAERMDGSVWRLTGLLRGRRGTEGAAMAGATAGTDVALLNANVIEITEEALPSWSVALAALGLGDAEPVLAQIDHRGASFAPPAPVHPRIVRSGTGQMSLSWMRRARGGWDWSGAVEIPLVEDREAYRVGIGDIDAPLRFWDVETPKLNISIDQWGSFRTDYAGLALWVRQLGTFGQSPPTLLTVLA
- a CDS encoding DUF2793 domain-containing protein yields the protein MTEPIAFASLTSRHSLPLLFPGQAAKEATLNEAIVRLDCLVHPVILGEALSDPANPNDGDAWIVGPAAGGAFAGRDDAVAFYAAGAWHFLDASPGLVVFDANLAIFRRFDAGWQQPTDISDPSGGTSVDNEARVAIGEICQLLREAGLLA